From the Paenibacillus sp. MMS20-IR301 genome, the window TGAAGCCCAGCTGTCCGAACTCAAGCAATGGCTGGCGATCCCCAGCATTTCCGCCCTCTCCGCACACAAGGAAGATGTTAATGCCGCTGCCGGCTGGCTGGTTGAGACACTGACACGCGCGGGACTGGAGCATATCGAACTGCATCCTACAGCAGGCCATCCGGTTATCTACGCAGACTACCTGCATGCTCCCGGCAAGCCGACCATTCTCGTCTACGGACACTACGATGTACAGCCGGTTGATCCGCTGAACCTGTGGACTACCCCTCCGTTTGAGCCGGAGATCCGTGACGGCAAGCTGTATGCCCGCGGAGCTACCGATGACAAAGGCCAGGTGTTCATGCATATCAAGGCTATTGAAGCTATTCTTAAGCAGGAGGGCACACTGCCGGTCAACATCAAGCTGTGCATCGAAGGCGAAGAAGAGATCGGCAGCGTGAATCTGCCGCCTTTCCTGGAAGCCAATCAGAACAAGCTGGCTGCCGATGCCGTGCTTGTCTCCGACACTTCCCTGCTGGAACGCGGCCGTCCGGCCATCTGCACCGGCCTGCGCGGATTGTGCTCACTGGAGGTTACCGTGAATACGGCACTCACAGATCTGCATTCCGGCTCTTACGGCGGCGGCGTACCGAACGCGCTGCATGCGCTGGTCTCCCTGCTCAGCTCGCTGCATGATGACCAGGGCCGGGTCTCTGTTGACGGCTTTTACGAAGGCGTACCTGCACTCTCCCCGCTGCTGCGTGATGAATTCGCCAAGCAGGGTGTGGACGAGGACAAAATCCGTACAGGCCTTGGCCTCGAGCAGCTGTACGGCGAGGAAGGCTACAGCTTCGTAGAACGGGTTGGTGCACGCCCGACGCTTGAGCTGAACGGCGTTTATGGCGGATTCCAGGGCGAAGGCAGCAAAACGGTTATTCCGAAGGAAGCCCACGCCAAGATCACCTGCCGCCTTGTCGGCGATCAGGACCCGCAGCATATTCTTGATGCCGTTGAAGCACATCTGAAGGCTAACATCCAGAGCGGCGCCAAAGTAGCTGTGAAGCAAATGGAGAAGGCCCGGGCCTTTAACATTGATCCTGCCCACCCGATTCTGCAGACTGCTGCAGACGCCTACGGCAAAGTCTACGGCACCCGTGCGCTCTTCACCAAAGAC encodes:
- a CDS encoding dipeptidase; its protein translation is MSYETYFQAEREAQLSELKQWLAIPSISALSAHKEDVNAAAGWLVETLTRAGLEHIELHPTAGHPVIYADYLHAPGKPTILVYGHYDVQPVDPLNLWTTPPFEPEIRDGKLYARGATDDKGQVFMHIKAIEAILKQEGTLPVNIKLCIEGEEEIGSVNLPPFLEANQNKLAADAVLVSDTSLLERGRPAICTGLRGLCSLEVTVNTALTDLHSGSYGGGVPNALHALVSLLSSLHDDQGRVSVDGFYEGVPALSPLLRDEFAKQGVDEDKIRTGLGLEQLYGEEGYSFVERVGARPTLELNGVYGGFQGEGSKTVIPKEAHAKITCRLVGDQDPQHILDAVEAHLKANIQSGAKVAVKQMEKARAFNIDPAHPILQTAADAYGKVYGTRALFTKDGGSIPIMESFSRILKAPVVLMGFGLDDENLHAPDEHFNLENFDKGLLTIVEFLKTV